The following are encoded together in the Methanothermobacter tenebrarum genome:
- a CDS encoding UPF0104 family protein has translation MEEGQGIFDYIREHKKTIILSFLVVAILIFILGLFAGFNKILLALEGVDPSFLVLNFVFEGMILVLWTFRWRLILNLVDESPKFSSLFFMLLASIFGNNITPGAAGGEPLRAYLLFELRGTPFEIGFASSTADRVFEFIPFAIISLLSAILIMTWEVSIWTRFIVSFLIIFTIIVFSVAIYAGTRRDVAQRIVLSIMKSVLPFIRNITRRRFEFGNLKDRIIFYVNRFSSGFSMALTDRRVLVIGFLLSLIMWFLDLTRIYICFQAIGVEPPIAPLIIIYTVGILISLLPLLPGSLGLREGILVALFAVTGISADYVMAASVIDRLASYITPTFFGFIAAVYYGRIIIRNHQRI, from the coding sequence ATGGAAGAGGGTCAAGGCATTTTTGATTATATAAGAGAGCATAAAAAGACTATTATATTATCATTCTTGGTTGTTGCAATTTTAATATTCATTCTAGGTTTATTCGCTGGTTTTAATAAGATACTTTTAGCACTGGAGGGGGTTGATCCGTCTTTTTTGGTTTTGAATTTTGTGTTTGAGGGTATGATACTTGTTTTGTGGACTTTTCGTTGGCGGTTGATACTTAACCTTGTAGATGAGTCTCCTAAGTTTTCTTCTTTATTTTTCATGTTACTTGCAAGCATTTTTGGGAATAATATAACCCCAGGGGCTGCTGGGGGGGAACCTTTGAGGGCTTATCTTCTCTTTGAACTTAGGGGAACGCCCTTTGAGATAGGTTTCGCATCCTCAACCGCGGATAGAGTGTTTGAATTCATACCCTTTGCTATAATATCTTTACTTTCAGCTATTCTCATCATGACATGGGAAGTTTCTATTTGGACTCGTTTCATAGTGAGTTTCCTTATAATATTTACCATAATAGTTTTTTCAGTGGCGATCTATGCTGGAACTAGGCGGGATGTAGCCCAGAGGATAGTTTTGAGTATAATGAAGTCTGTTTTACCTTTCATTAGGAATATAACTCGTAGAAGATTTGAATTTGGAAATTTGAAGGATAGAATAATCTTTTATGTTAATAGGTTTAGTAGTGGATTTTCAATGGCATTAACTGACAGAAGGGTGTTAGTAATAGGTTTTTTACTTTCCTTGATTATGTGGTTTCTTGATTTAACTCGTATTTATATTTGTTTTCAGGCTATCGGCGTGGAGCCTCCGATAGCTCCATTGATTATAATCTATACTGTGGGGATTTTAATATCACTTTTACCATTACTTCCAGGTTCTCTTGGATTGAGGGAGGGTATACTTGTCGCCCTTTTTGCGGTTACTGGTATATCGGCGGATTATGTGATGGCAGCGAGTGTTATTGATAGGTTAGCCAGTTACATAACCCCGACTTTTTTCGGTTTTATCGCTGCAGTATATTATGGGAGAATTATCATAAGAAATCATCAAAGAATTTGA
- a CDS encoding Gar1/Naf1 family protein: MRVLGKISHVSKRGNIIARSRSTPPFRAKVFTSEGQLLGKVHDVFGPTKMPYILIKPVRAINSKKIEKRVGENLYIEREWGRKKRKRKK; the protein is encoded by the coding sequence ATGAGAGTGCTTGGGAAAATTTCACACGTTTCTAAACGAGGTAATATCATAGCACGTTCAAGGAGCACACCACCCTTCAGAGCCAAGGTCTTCACATCAGAAGGCCAACTGCTTGGTAAAGTCCACGATGTCTTCGGCCCGACAAAAATGCCATATATTCTAATAAAACCAGTTCGTGCAATAAATTCGAAAAAAATTGAGAAACGAGTTGGAGAAAATTTATATATAGAAAGAGAATGGGGGCGAAAAAAACGAAAAAGGAAAAAATGA
- a CDS encoding transcription initiation factor IIB yields MKTKREISRIEKETRCPECGSEDLRGDYERAEIVCGKCGLVIDDNLLDMGPEWRAFDHEQRDKRTRVGAPLTYTIHDKGLSTMIDWRNKDIYGRDIPARNRAQWYRLRKWQRKIRISGATERNLAYALSELDRDSSNLGLPRSVREAASMIYRKAVENKLIRGRSIEGVVAASLYAACRRCNVPRTLDEIAEISRVSKKEVGRTYRFLTRELNIKLPPTSPVDYVPRFATELGLSGEVQSKAIEIIEKAMEKGLTSGRGPTGVAAAALYIASVLLGERKTQRDVAEVAGVTEVTIRNRYKELTEQLDMGVTL; encoded by the coding sequence ATGAAAACGAAAAGGGAGATTTCAAGGATTGAAAAGGAAACAAGATGCCCAGAATGCGGATCCGAAGACCTTAGAGGAGACTATGAAAGAGCCGAGATAGTATGCGGAAAATGTGGATTAGTCATAGACGATAACCTCCTAGACATGGGCCCAGAATGGAGAGCATTCGACCATGAACAACGCGACAAACGCACGAGAGTAGGAGCACCTCTAACCTATACAATACACGATAAGGGCCTGTCAACAATGATAGATTGGAGAAACAAGGACATTTATGGTAGAGACATACCAGCAAGGAACAGGGCTCAATGGTACAGGCTAAGAAAATGGCAGAGAAAAATCAGAATCTCTGGCGCTACAGAGAGAAACTTAGCATATGCTCTGAGCGAATTGGATCGTGATTCTTCAAATCTTGGACTTCCAAGGAGCGTGAGGGAAGCTGCATCAATGATATATAGGAAGGCGGTTGAAAACAAACTTATAAGGGGTAGAAGTATCGAAGGAGTGGTTGCAGCATCACTTTATGCCGCATGTAGAAGATGCAATGTTCCAAGGACGCTCGACGAGATCGCGGAGATTTCAAGAGTGAGTAAAAAGGAAGTCGGCCGCACTTACAGGTTCCTAACACGTGAATTAAACATTAAATTGCCTCCAACATCACCTGTAGATTATGTGCCAAGATTCGCAACAGAATTAGGATTATCAGGGGAAGTCCAATCAAAGGCCATTGAAATAATCGAAAAGGCCATGGAAAAGGGTCTGACATCTGGTAGAGGCCCAACTGGGGTTGCTGCAGCAGCACTTTACATAGCATCAGTACTCCTTGGTGAAAGGAAAACACAGAGGGATGTTGCAGAAGTTGCAGGTGTAACCGAGGTAACAATAAGAAACAGGTATAAAGAATTGACAGAACAATTGGATATGGGTGTGACCTTGTAA
- a CDS encoding MJ1255/VC2487 family glycosyltransferase: MKLTIIIPTYNEEEYLPKLLESIKNQDFKDYEIIVADANSTDKTREIAKMYGCKIVEGGLPAEGRNNGAKEAQGELLLFLDADVVLTEDYLKEAIREFENENLGIAITQMIPLSTRKRDKILHEFANRFMILTESIKPHGAGCCGILTRKKLHDKVGGFDESLDFGEDTDYIERIGRISKFKVLRKPRLLVSIRRLEKEGLKNLAFKYTKSTICDFLGKRLSASELNYTFGHSTKKRKRILYSVCGEGMGHAIRSGVILEELVKDYDVLIFASDRAYKYLKEKFENVHEIYGFNTVYENNEVKDLKTFLKAMKTFPRDLKENLSLLYKTARDFKPDVVISDFEFYASLISNILRIPLISVDNMHVITQCNIEYPKKYKKDKLKAEAVIRSFIIRPKRYIITSYFFPKIKNPEKVVMFPPILRKEIMNLKPYYGDHIFVYQTSKSNIRLLKTLKKINKKFIIYGFDKDKTEDNLYFRKFNENEFFNDLKSAAAVITNGGFTLISEALYLKKPIYSVPVKGQFEQILNALYLEKLGYGEFHEEADKKSIETFLKKLPMYRKNLEKYEGGDNMALIKELKRTIEELS, from the coding sequence ATGAAACTCACTATAATCATACCCACATATAATGAAGAAGAATACCTTCCAAAGCTTCTTGAAAGCATAAAAAATCAAGACTTCAAGGATTATGAGATCATAGTCGCTGATGCCAATTCAACGGACAAGACCAGGGAAATAGCCAAAATGTACGGTTGTAAGATCGTTGAGGGAGGTTTGCCCGCGGAGGGTAGGAATAACGGTGCTAAAGAAGCCCAAGGGGAGCTCCTATTATTCCTCGATGCTGATGTTGTCCTAACTGAAGATTATCTTAAGGAGGCCATCAGAGAATTTGAAAACGAAAACCTTGGCATAGCCATAACCCAAATGATACCACTATCAACCAGAAAAAGGGATAAAATACTCCACGAGTTCGCGAATAGGTTCATGATACTCACAGAGTCTATAAAACCCCATGGAGCCGGCTGCTGTGGTATACTAACACGTAAAAAACTTCACGATAAAGTTGGAGGTTTCGATGAATCACTAGACTTCGGTGAGGACACGGATTACATAGAAAGAATAGGAAGGATAAGCAAATTCAAAGTCCTGAGAAAACCCCGCTTACTAGTATCCATAAGAAGACTTGAAAAAGAAGGATTAAAAAACCTAGCATTCAAATACACCAAGAGTACGATCTGCGATTTTTTAGGTAAAAGGTTAAGCGCTTCGGAATTAAACTATACCTTCGGACATTCCACAAAAAAACGAAAAAGGATCCTATACTCAGTATGTGGAGAAGGGATGGGCCATGCCATCAGAAGTGGTGTGATACTAGAAGAACTTGTCAAAGACTATGACGTGTTAATATTCGCAAGTGACCGAGCATACAAATACCTCAAAGAAAAATTCGAAAATGTCCACGAAATATACGGTTTCAACACAGTATATGAAAATAATGAAGTTAAAGACCTTAAAACTTTTCTAAAAGCTATGAAAACATTCCCAAGAGACCTTAAAGAAAACCTAAGCCTATTATACAAAACGGCCCGGGATTTCAAACCAGATGTTGTAATATCAGATTTTGAATTCTATGCAAGTCTCATAAGCAACATATTAAGGATACCCCTCATAAGCGTGGATAACATGCATGTAATAACCCAATGCAACATAGAATATCCAAAAAAATACAAAAAGGACAAGCTGAAAGCCGAAGCCGTTATAAGATCGTTTATAATAAGACCAAAACGTTATATTATAACGAGCTATTTCTTCCCCAAGATCAAAAACCCTGAAAAGGTCGTTATGTTCCCCCCAATCCTAAGAAAAGAGATAATGAATCTGAAACCATACTATGGAGACCATATATTCGTCTACCAGACAAGCAAATCCAATATTAGATTATTAAAAACTCTCAAAAAAATCAATAAGAAATTTATCATATATGGTTTCGACAAGGATAAAACCGAAGATAATTTATATTTCAGAAAATTCAATGAGAATGAGTTCTTCAACGACCTTAAATCAGCCGCTGCAGTGATCACCAATGGAGGATTCACACTTATAAGCGAAGCCCTCTACCTTAAAAAACCAATTTATAGCGTCCCTGTTAAAGGACAGTTTGAACAAATCCTTAACGCACTCTACCTTGAAAAACTAGGCTATGGCGAATTCCACGAGGAAGCAGATAAAAAATCAATTGAAACATTCCTAAAAAAACTCCCAATGTATAGAAAAAATTTAGAAAAATATGAAGGCGGGGATAACATGGCCCTCATAAAAGAACTTAAAAGGACTATTGAAGAACTCTCATAA
- a CDS encoding DUF308 domain-containing protein: MVSKKWAGLISLILGIIFLISPVGGVKAISMFSGIILALIGVWMILNALKERYYRRLSLFWFIFAILLILVGALLAFQIILISTFAGFWLYVTGLLFIIAGFIVVLSAWDAHVTRTLGVMGILVGLIYFVVGILAFNPVFLGVIIGIILIIYGLVILFS, translated from the coding sequence ATGGTATCCAAGAAATGGGCAGGTTTGATATCCCTTATTTTAGGTATTATTTTCCTCATATCCCCAGTGGGGGGTGTGAAGGCTATTAGCATGTTTTCAGGTATAATCTTGGCTTTGATCGGGGTTTGGATGATTCTAAACGCGTTAAAGGAAAGATATTATAGGAGACTTTCTCTTTTCTGGTTCATCTTCGCGATTTTATTAATCCTTGTAGGAGCCTTGTTAGCGTTCCAGATAATCCTCATAAGCACCTTTGCAGGTTTCTGGTTATATGTCACAGGTTTGCTTTTCATCATAGCCGGTTTTATAGTTGTTTTATCCGCATGGGATGCGCATGTTACAAGAACCCTTGGGGTTATGGGTATACTCGTGGGATTAATATATTTTGTCGTGGGCATACTAGCCTTCAACCCAGTATTCCTAGGGGTGATTATAGGTATAATCCTGATTATTTATGGTCTTGTCATCCTATTTTCTTAA
- a CDS encoding DUF2116 family Zn-ribbon domain-containing protein — protein sequence MMVEPHKHCPVCGNPIPLDERACSKKCAEVLLKNQQRIMRTRLIFYIVLVIFIVVWLFVVLRK from the coding sequence ATGATGGTAGAACCACATAAACATTGTCCAGTCTGTGGAAACCCCATACCATTAGATGAGAGGGCCTGTTCCAAAAAATGTGCAGAGGTTCTTTTAAAAAACCAGCAAAGGATCATGAGAACAAGACTCATATTCTATATTGTACTAGTAATATTCATTGTAGTCTGGCTCTTTGTAGTATTAAGAAAATAG
- the pyrH gene encoding UMP kinase: MKIVITIGGSIIMENFNPKIFKEYARILTSLQDDNKIFIVIGGGQPARDYIRLARELGANEAQCDNIGIEVTRLNAKMLITALGEKAYPMVPHNFNEALEYSATGKIIVMGGTEPAHSTDAVGAILAELVDADILINLTSVDGFYDKDPHKYPDARFYKEITATKMLNLFKDKDWKAGTYEFLDLTAIHIIRRSNIKSIITNGKDPMNLIRALKGEVGTKIIPE, encoded by the coding sequence ATGAAGATAGTGATTACAATAGGCGGATCTATTATAATGGAAAATTTCAATCCAAAAATCTTCAAGGAATATGCTAGGATCTTAACATCACTACAAGATGATAACAAGATATTCATAGTTATAGGTGGGGGCCAACCTGCAAGAGATTATATAAGATTAGCAAGGGAGCTTGGAGCCAACGAAGCTCAATGCGACAATATTGGGATAGAGGTCACACGACTCAATGCAAAGATGCTTATAACGGCCCTTGGTGAGAAAGCCTATCCTATGGTACCTCACAATTTTAATGAAGCACTTGAATATTCTGCAACAGGTAAAATTATCGTTATGGGTGGGACAGAACCCGCCCATAGTACAGATGCAGTTGGTGCCATACTCGCCGAACTTGTGGACGCTGATATACTCATCAACTTAACCTCGGTGGATGGATTTTATGATAAGGATCCTCACAAGTATCCTGATGCCCGCTTCTATAAGGAGATAACAGCTACCAAGATGCTTAATCTTTTCAAGGATAAAGATTGGAAAGCAGGAACTTATGAGTTCCTTGACTTAACAGCAATCCATATTATAAGAAGATCAAATATCAAAAGTATAATAACAAATGGGAAGGATCCTATGAACCTTATAAGAGCATTGAAGGGTGAGGTCGGCACAAAGATAATCCCAGAATAG
- the prf1 gene encoding peptide chain release factor aRF-1 translates to MGKVSSKKLYEFRRTLEELAKKKGRGTELVSVYIPPDRQISDVAKHMREELSQSANIKSKQTRKNVQSAIEVIMQRLKLFPRPPKNGLVMFVGMIPRGGPGTEKMETYVFEPPEPIKTYIYHCNSEFYLEPLKEMLEEKEIYGLAVLDRKEATIALLKGKRIEILKTLTSGVPGKHKAGGQSQRRFDRLIELAAHEFLKRIGEHMNEAFLSIPDLKGIIIGGPGHTKEDFVKGDYLHHEVKKKIITTVDTSYTGEFGIREVIDKSMDVLTEIDVMREKKLVQRFLSELISEDGLAAYGEDEVRNYLQMGAVEVLLLSEDLRAKRATYQCPSCNYKMDLTIKREETIDCPKCNDQMKIVDSKDLIDDLVEIAETVGSEVEIISTETEEGVQLLKAFGGMGAILRYRP, encoded by the coding sequence TTGGGTAAAGTATCATCAAAGAAACTTTATGAATTTCGAAGGACTTTAGAGGAGCTTGCGAAAAAGAAGGGTAGGGGCACTGAACTCGTATCAGTATATATACCCCCTGATAGGCAGATAAGCGACGTGGCTAAGCATATGAGAGAAGAATTAAGTCAAAGTGCTAATATTAAGAGTAAACAGACGAGAAAGAATGTTCAATCAGCTATAGAGGTTATAATGCAACGTTTAAAATTGTTCCCACGCCCGCCAAAGAATGGTCTTGTAATGTTCGTTGGTATGATACCCCGTGGAGGGCCGGGCACAGAAAAGATGGAAACATATGTTTTCGAACCACCAGAACCTATAAAAACTTATATATATCATTGTAATTCCGAATTTTACCTCGAACCCTTGAAGGAGATGTTAGAAGAGAAAGAAATCTATGGTTTAGCTGTTCTCGACCGTAAAGAGGCTACGATAGCGCTTTTAAAGGGTAAGCGGATTGAAATTTTGAAAACCCTTACAAGTGGTGTTCCAGGAAAGCACAAGGCTGGAGGTCAGTCACAGCGAAGGTTCGATCGTCTGATAGAACTGGCAGCACATGAATTCCTCAAAAGGATAGGAGAGCATATGAACGAGGCTTTCTTATCAATCCCTGACCTTAAAGGGATTATCATAGGGGGTCCGGGTCATACAAAGGAGGATTTTGTAAAAGGGGATTACTTACACCATGAGGTTAAGAAGAAGATTATAACAACAGTTGACACGTCCTATACTGGTGAATTTGGTATAAGGGAAGTTATAGACAAATCAATGGATGTTTTAACAGAGATTGATGTGATGAGGGAGAAAAAATTAGTTCAGAGGTTTCTCAGCGAACTCATAAGTGAAGATGGACTGGCAGCCTATGGTGAAGATGAAGTGAGGAATTATCTCCAAATGGGGGCTGTGGAAGTGCTTTTATTATCAGAGGATCTCAGAGCAAAGAGAGCCACTTACCAGTGTCCATCCTGCAATTATAAAATGGATTTAACAATAAAAAGGGAGGAAACTATTGACTGTCCCAAGTGTAATGATCAAATGAAAATAGTTGATTCCAAGGATCTTATTGATGATCTTGTGGAAATTGCCGAGACAGTAGGCTCTGAAGTGGAAATAATATCGACCGAGACAGAGGAAGGAGTCCAACTTTTAAAGGCCTTTGGTGGTATGGGGGCGATTTTAAGGTACAGACCATGA
- a CDS encoding orotate phosphoribosyltransferase-like protein, translating into MTEKLIKKAQELRKRGFTTGEIADELNVSKDTARWLTLQTSVKSIKEAPLDFAINWESLGGSSTRMRHVSAAMADMALEYGEIDVVVGIAISGIPFATLMADEMVLKLKKDISLAVFHPIKHRKGKNAEGAISSNFAKVKNKRVLIVDDVITSGKTIKEAVKVLKGQKATPVVVTVLIDKKGISKVDGVPVTSLIKVKRLG; encoded by the coding sequence ATGACAGAAAAACTCATAAAAAAAGCCCAAGAACTCCGAAAAAGGGGGTTCACCACTGGGGAAATTGCAGATGAATTAAACGTTTCAAAAGACACTGCAAGATGGTTAACACTCCAAACGAGCGTGAAATCTATAAAAGAAGCTCCGTTAGATTTCGCCATAAACTGGGAGAGCCTTGGTGGAAGTTCCACGCGCATGAGACACGTTTCAGCCGCCATGGCAGACATGGCCCTAGAATATGGGGAAATAGATGTAGTGGTTGGAATAGCGATCAGTGGCATCCCCTTCGCCACTCTCATGGCTGATGAAATGGTATTAAAGTTGAAAAAGGACATATCACTGGCTGTTTTCCACCCTATAAAACATAGGAAAGGTAAAAATGCTGAAGGGGCTATAAGCAGCAATTTCGCGAAGGTTAAAAATAAGAGAGTGCTAATAGTAGATGATGTAATAACAAGTGGCAAGACCATAAAAGAAGCTGTGAAAGTATTAAAAGGGCAAAAGGCAACCCCAGTTGTAGTGACAGTACTTATAGATAAAAAGGGTATTTCAAAGGTCGATGGAGTCCCTGTCACATCACTTATAAAAGTTAAAAGACTTGGATAA
- a CDS encoding Gfo/Idh/MocA family protein: MRKVNVGVIGVGAMGYNHARVYHRLKTANLIAVADIMEQALQKASKKYDALGYLDYENLLKIPEIEAVSICVPTTHHYQVTMDAIEHGKHVLVEKPIAFTLKEAEDMVKSARKKGVKLATGHVERFNPAVKKAKELIENDVIGEVVSASAKRVGPFPPRIKDVGVTIDLAIHDLDVMHYLFSEPITEIYATMGSILEKCKFEDHAEIMAKFESGITGMLEVNWLTPYKRRKLAITGTDGIINIDYIDQSIDVYGKFAQDVQIEHEEPLKNEIKSFLMSIINDEEPEITGEDGIYALKTALAAIKSAREHRPITLNGDL, encoded by the coding sequence TTGAGAAAGGTAAATGTAGGAGTAATCGGTGTAGGAGCAATGGGTTACAACCATGCAAGAGTTTACCACCGCCTTAAGACAGCTAATCTCATAGCAGTAGCTGATATAATGGAACAAGCATTGCAAAAAGCTTCAAAAAAGTATGATGCCCTCGGTTACCTAGATTATGAGAACCTCCTCAAGATACCTGAGATAGAAGCTGTGAGCATCTGCGTGCCAACAACCCACCACTACCAAGTAACCATGGACGCAATAGAGCATGGAAAACACGTACTTGTCGAAAAACCCATCGCATTCACCTTAAAAGAAGCTGAAGATATGGTTAAAAGTGCGCGGAAAAAGGGAGTGAAACTCGCCACAGGACATGTTGAAAGATTCAACCCAGCTGTGAAAAAAGCAAAGGAACTCATAGAAAATGATGTTATCGGTGAAGTAGTATCAGCATCAGCGAAGAGGGTTGGACCATTCCCTCCGAGGATAAAAGACGTTGGCGTGACAATAGACCTTGCAATCCATGATCTAGATGTGATGCACTACCTCTTCAGCGAACCAATAACTGAAATATATGCAACAATGGGGAGCATACTCGAAAAATGCAAATTTGAGGATCATGCAGAGATAATGGCAAAATTCGAAAGTGGGATAACAGGCATGTTAGAAGTTAACTGGTTAACCCCATATAAGAGAAGGAAATTAGCCATCACAGGCACTGATGGGATAATAAATATAGATTACATAGATCAAAGTATAGACGTTTATGGTAAATTCGCCCAGGACGTTCAAATAGAACACGAAGAACCATTAAAAAACGAGATCAAATCCTTCCTCATGTCAATCATAAATGACGAAGAACCTGAAATAACAGGAGAAGATGGAATATACGCCCTTAAAACGGCCCTTGCAGCTATAAAGTCCGCAAGGGAACATCGACCCATAACATTAAACGGGGACCTATAA
- the hemC gene encoding hydroxymethylbilane synthase — protein sequence MKVGTRGSRLALKQTEDIIAKLSRIIPDRIEKVIVKTSGDKIKDSQLYKIDRKGIFTKELDNAVLEERVDFAVHSLKDVPTEIDEDLTIAAVPEREPPHEVLVSRLDWDELPANSRIGTSSLRREAFCKHYKKEFKLEPLRGNIDTRIRKVMEGEIDATIMAEAGLKRLGLEENIKRRFPLKYITPAAGQGALAVITRKDNPKLDLIKKLNHYRSLQEVKAEKSVLKGLGVGCQWPLGVIAQARNKKLYLYAILLSREGDILSQVTLEGPINKAQELGERAANEMEDYL from the coding sequence TTGAAAGTAGGGACAAGAGGAAGTCGCCTCGCACTCAAACAAACAGAAGATATAATAGCCAAACTTTCAAGAATAATCCCAGATAGGATAGAAAAAGTCATAGTGAAAACAAGCGGTGACAAGATAAAAGATTCACAATTATATAAAATAGACAGAAAAGGCATATTTACAAAGGAACTGGATAATGCCGTGTTAGAGGAGAGAGTGGATTTCGCAGTCCACAGTCTAAAGGACGTCCCAACGGAAATAGACGAGGACTTGACAATAGCAGCAGTACCAGAAAGGGAACCACCCCACGAAGTACTAGTATCAAGGTTAGACTGGGACGAACTACCAGCCAATTCAAGAATAGGTACCAGCAGCCTCCGAAGAGAAGCCTTCTGCAAACATTACAAAAAAGAATTCAAACTAGAACCTCTACGTGGGAACATAGACACAAGGATAAGAAAAGTCATGGAAGGAGAAATAGACGCGACAATAATGGCAGAAGCTGGGCTAAAACGCCTAGGATTAGAAGAGAATATCAAGAGGAGATTCCCACTCAAATACATAACCCCAGCCGCTGGACAAGGAGCCCTAGCAGTTATAACAAGGAAAGACAACCCAAAACTCGACCTAATAAAAAAACTAAACCATTATAGGTCCCTACAGGAAGTTAAAGCAGAAAAGAGCGTTTTAAAAGGATTAGGAGTCGGTTGCCAATGGCCCCTTGGCGTGATAGCCCAAGCACGAAATAAAAAACTATACCTATATGCTATCCTTTTATCAAGAGAAGGTGATATATTATCCCAGGTAACATTGGAAGGTCCAATTAACAAAGCCCAAGAGTTGGGTGAAAGAGCTGCAAATGAAATGGAGGATTATCTTTGA
- the cfbE gene encoding coenzyme F430 synthase translates to MKALVVDLTHGGITIALALKKHFKEVFAWDIYNTLNQKSKKILIKNGIKLVNKIPKSDNLKIIAPIHCPLNLKVDYTHHEIVKFLLSNDEKLARTPIIEVTGVKGKTSVVWMLKEILREKNPLILSSIGAFLSGKKLKENISITPASIIETVELAKGLDYQACIFESSLGGTGLADVGILTNIVEDYPIQGGKEKASKAKAQIFKSKITCCEHTAYKKYYNQFKNVNTFSITENDANIYPKNINYGLEKTRLEVHVKGLKTITGKEYNTRFPIETFAPGPHYLLNLLAAVSGALTLDISIKQIQKGLRKFKGIKGRSSRRRFGEKIIIEEINPGINSEAIKYTLKMAQNLKAPIIILGGDYGIACEEIDEDKTANIIEDSTEKIILTGEMGKNIQKKLHRKIPYIEKRENALKYALSTTNKHIILIYRSEYSKLQER, encoded by the coding sequence ATGAAGGCACTCGTAGTAGATCTCACCCACGGCGGCATCACAATAGCACTCGCACTAAAAAAACACTTTAAGGAAGTATTCGCATGGGACATCTACAATACCCTAAACCAAAAAAGTAAAAAAATCCTCATAAAAAATGGGATAAAACTCGTCAACAAAATCCCAAAATCAGATAATCTGAAAATAATAGCACCCATACACTGCCCCCTCAACCTAAAAGTCGACTACACACACCATGAAATAGTGAAATTCCTCCTATCAAATGATGAAAAACTCGCCAGGACCCCAATAATAGAAGTCACAGGAGTCAAAGGCAAAACGAGCGTCGTATGGATGCTCAAGGAAATCCTACGAGAAAAAAACCCCCTCATACTCAGCAGCATAGGAGCCTTCTTATCCGGAAAAAAACTCAAAGAGAACATCAGCATAACACCAGCAAGCATCATAGAAACAGTAGAACTCGCCAAGGGACTAGATTACCAAGCATGCATATTCGAATCATCCCTAGGAGGAACAGGCCTCGCAGATGTGGGAATACTAACCAACATAGTAGAAGACTACCCCATCCAAGGAGGAAAAGAAAAAGCTAGCAAAGCCAAAGCCCAGATATTCAAGAGCAAAATAACATGCTGTGAACACACAGCCTACAAAAAATATTATAATCAATTTAAAAATGTGAACACATTCTCCATAACAGAAAATGACGCCAACATCTACCCTAAAAATATAAATTATGGCCTTGAAAAAACCCGACTAGAAGTACATGTAAAGGGCCTTAAAACAATAACAGGTAAAGAATATAATACCAGATTCCCAATTGAAACTTTCGCCCCAGGCCCACACTACCTCCTCAATCTACTGGCAGCAGTATCAGGTGCACTAACCCTTGATATCAGTATAAAGCAGATACAGAAAGGTCTCAGAAAATTTAAAGGCATTAAGGGTAGGAGTTCCAGGCGCAGGTTTGGTGAGAAGATAATAATAGAAGAGATAAACCCTGGTATAAATTCAGAAGCTATAAAATATACCCTAAAGATGGCCCAAAATCTCAAGGCCCCCATCATAATATTAGGCGGAGATTATGGGATTGCCTGTGAAGAAATAGATGAAGATAAAACCGCCAATATAATCGAAGATTCCACAGAAAAGATTATACTAACAGGAGAAATGGGTAAAAACATCCAAAAAAAACTCCATAGGAAAATCCCCTACATAGAAAAGAGAGAAAATGCGCTGAAATATGCACTTTCAACCACTAATAAGCATATAATATTAATCTATCGTTCGGAATATTCCAAACTCCAAGAAAGATAA